Proteins encoded together in one Mycolicibacter minnesotensis window:
- a CDS encoding glycoside hydrolase family 3 N-terminal domain-containing protein → MPGSLTRQLPGLLLSAALLPALVTSCSHDREKSAPTSEASPATPSTAAPADPVCEGVAALSARDKLAQLVMVGVRDAADARAVVADHHVGGIFIGSWTDLALLTDGSLKEIKASQAPSGPLPLAVSVDEEGGRVSRLSSLIGTSPSAKELAQTRSAEKVRELAAERGRKMADLGITVDFAPVVDVVDSDTDDDTVIGDRSFGSDPAKVTEYAGAYAQGLRDAGLLPVLKHFPGHGHGSGDSHTAGAVITPPLTQLQDNDLVPYRTLVTQAPVAVMMGHLEVPGLTEDPASLSPAAVALLRTGTDYHGPAFDGPVFSDDLSSMAAITEHYGVAEAVLRSLAAGVDIALWVTTDEVPAVLDRLEQALSAGELKQEAVEASLARVAAAKLPGTHCHG, encoded by the coding sequence ATGCCTGGATCGCTGACTCGCCAACTGCCCGGTCTGCTGCTGAGCGCCGCGCTGCTGCCCGCCCTTGTCACGTCATGCTCGCACGATCGTGAGAAGTCGGCGCCCACGTCTGAGGCATCCCCGGCAACACCGTCGACCGCCGCACCCGCGGACCCGGTTTGCGAGGGGGTGGCGGCACTGTCGGCCCGCGACAAGCTGGCCCAGCTGGTGATGGTGGGGGTCCGCGACGCGGCGGATGCACGTGCCGTGGTTGCCGATCACCACGTCGGCGGCATCTTCATCGGCAGTTGGACCGATCTGGCCTTGCTCACCGATGGGTCGTTGAAGGAGATCAAGGCAAGCCAAGCGCCATCCGGCCCGCTGCCGCTGGCCGTCAGCGTGGACGAGGAGGGCGGCCGCGTGTCGCGGCTGTCGTCGCTGATCGGGACGTCGCCGTCGGCCAAGGAATTGGCGCAGACCCGCAGCGCCGAGAAGGTCCGTGAGCTGGCGGCCGAGCGGGGCCGCAAGATGGCCGACCTCGGTATCACTGTCGATTTCGCACCGGTCGTCGACGTGGTGGACTCCGACACCGATGACGACACGGTGATCGGTGATCGTTCGTTCGGCTCGGACCCGGCCAAGGTCACCGAGTACGCCGGAGCGTACGCGCAGGGGCTCCGTGACGCCGGGTTGTTGCCGGTACTCAAGCACTTCCCCGGCCACGGCCACGGCTCCGGGGACTCGCACACCGCAGGAGCCGTGATCACCCCGCCGCTGACGCAGCTGCAGGACAACGACTTGGTGCCCTATCGCACCCTGGTCACCCAGGCCCCGGTGGCGGTGATGATGGGTCACCTCGAGGTGCCCGGGCTGACCGAAGATCCAGCCAGTCTGAGCCCTGCTGCGGTCGCGCTGCTGCGTACCGGCACCGACTACCACGGGCCGGCCTTCGACGGCCCGGTGTTCAGCGATGACCTGTCGTCGATGGCGGCGATCACCGAGCACTACGGGGTCGCCGAAGCGGTGCTGCGCAGCTTGGCGGCCGGTGTCGACATTGCGCTGTGGGTCACCACCGACGAGGTGCCGGCGGTGCTGGACAGGTTGGAGCAGGCACTGTCCGCCGGCGAGCTGAAGCAAGAGGCCGTCGAGGCCTCGCTGGCGCGGGTGGCCGCGGCCAAGTTGCCCGGTACGCACTGCCACGGTTGA
- a CDS encoding TetR/AcrR family transcriptional regulator translates to MAAGSKRLPRAVREQQMLDAAVQMFSMNGYHETSMDSIAAAAQISKPMLYLYYGSKEELFGACLDRELRRFVESVRTDIDFQQSPKDMLRNTIRSFLRYIDANRASWIVMYTQATSSQAFAHTVREGRERIIELVGRLLRAGTRKPEPGLDFELMAVALVGAGEAIASRVSTGDTDVEEAGQLMIDLFWRGLKEAPGGRDGGDTAAAG, encoded by the coding sequence ATGGCAGCTGGTAGCAAGCGATTACCGCGAGCCGTGCGCGAACAGCAGATGCTCGACGCCGCGGTGCAGATGTTTTCGATGAACGGCTACCACGAGACGTCGATGGATTCGATCGCCGCGGCCGCGCAGATCTCCAAGCCCATGCTCTACCTCTACTACGGCTCCAAAGAGGAATTGTTCGGGGCATGTCTGGATCGCGAACTGCGTCGCTTCGTCGAGTCGGTGCGTACTGATATCGATTTTCAACAGTCCCCGAAAGACATGCTGCGCAATACGATTCGGTCATTCTTGCGCTACATCGATGCCAACCGGGCGTCGTGGATCGTGATGTACACCCAGGCCACCAGTTCGCAGGCGTTCGCCCACACCGTGCGCGAAGGTCGGGAACGAATCATCGAGTTGGTGGGTCGGTTGCTGCGGGCAGGTACACGTAAGCCCGAACCGGGCCTCGACTTCGAGTTGATGGCAGTGGCGCTGGTGGGCGCTGGCGAAGCGATCGCCAGCCGGGTCAGCACCGGAGACACCGACGTCGAGGAAGCGGGCCAGTTGATGATCGACCTGTTCTGGCGAGGGCTCAAGGAGGCTCCGGGAGGCCGCGACGGCGGCGACACCGCCGCGGCCGGGTAA
- a CDS encoding MaoC/PaaZ C-terminal domain-containing protein, which produces MSQPSGLRNMVRAVAGALPFVSRAQTLPNRTLRVDALTIDPNHVAAYAAVTGLRFADQVPLTYPFALTFPTVMELATGFDFPFAAMGSVHTENRITRHRPIAVTDTVAVTVHAENLREHRKGLLVDIVTDISVGNDPAWHQVTTFLHQQRTSLSDEPKPAPAKQPKLGPPNAVLRVTPGQIRRYASAGGDHNPIHTSSIGAKLFGFPTAIAHGMFSAATVLANIEGALPDAVDYTVRFGKPMLLPASPGLYVDKVEGGWDLSLRNVSKGYPYLTGAVRAL; this is translated from the coding sequence ATGTCCCAACCAAGTGGCCTGAGAAACATGGTGCGCGCGGTCGCTGGCGCGCTGCCCTTTGTTTCGCGCGCGCAAACCCTGCCGAATCGGACGCTGCGCGTCGACGCGCTGACCATCGATCCCAACCACGTCGCCGCCTACGCGGCCGTCACCGGCCTGCGTTTCGCCGACCAGGTACCGCTTACCTATCCCTTCGCGTTGACGTTCCCGACCGTGATGGAGTTGGCCACCGGGTTCGATTTCCCGTTCGCGGCGATGGGCTCGGTGCACACCGAGAACCGGATCACCCGCCATCGCCCGATCGCTGTCACCGACACCGTCGCAGTCACGGTGCACGCAGAGAATCTGCGGGAGCATCGCAAGGGCCTGCTGGTCGACATCGTCACCGACATCAGCGTCGGCAACGACCCGGCCTGGCATCAGGTGACGACGTTCTTGCACCAGCAGCGCACCAGCCTGTCCGACGAGCCGAAGCCCGCACCGGCCAAGCAGCCCAAACTGGGACCGCCCAACGCGGTGCTGCGGGTGACGCCGGGACAGATTCGTCGCTACGCGTCGGCCGGCGGCGATCACAACCCGATCCACACCAGCTCGATCGGCGCCAAGCTGTTCGGGTTTCCCACCGCGATAGCGCACGGGATGTTCTCCGCAGCAACGGTTCTGGCCAACATCGAAGGCGCGCTTCCGGACGCGGTGGACTACACGGTGCGGTTCGGCAAACCGATGTTGCTTCCGGCCAGCCCAGGGCTCTACGTCGACAAGGTCGAGGGCGGCTGGGATCTTTCACTACGCAACGTCTCCAAGGGCTACCCCTACCTGACCGGGGCAGTGCGGGCGCTGTAG
- a CDS encoding 3-oxoacyl-ACP reductase, which yields MPPKAPKLSSDLLSQILGSTPGSFLSKQLGVPQAETLRRYRVGEPALAGPLLIGGSGRVVEPLRAALADDYELVGDNLGGRWADSFGGLVFDATGITSPAGLTALHEFFTPLLRNVGRCGRLVVIGTTPKETGSADEQIAQRALEGFTRSLGKELQRGATVQLVYLSPDAKPGASGLESTLRFILSARSAYVDGQVFYVGADDSTAPADWDRPLEGKVAIITGAARGIGATIAEVFARDGAKVVAIDVPQAAEALEKTASRVGGTALALDVTADDAVDQIAAHLAEHHGGKADVLVNNAGITRDKLLANMDDARWNAVLAVNLLAPQRLTEGLVAGGSIGEGGRVIGLSSMAGIAGNRGQTNYAATKAGMIGLTEALAPTLAKKGITINAVAPGFIETEMTAAIPLATREVGRRLNSLFQGGQPVDVAELIGYFASPASNAVTGNTIRVCGQAMLGA from the coding sequence ATGCCCCCCAAGGCCCCCAAGCTCTCCTCGGACCTGTTGTCCCAGATCCTGGGCTCGACCCCCGGATCGTTTCTGTCCAAGCAGCTCGGCGTTCCGCAGGCCGAGACCCTGCGCCGTTACCGGGTCGGCGAGCCGGCCCTGGCCGGACCCCTGCTGATCGGCGGGTCAGGCCGGGTGGTCGAGCCACTACGCGCCGCACTGGCCGACGACTACGAGCTGGTGGGCGACAACCTGGGCGGCCGTTGGGCCGACTCGTTCGGCGGGCTGGTCTTCGACGCCACCGGCATCACCTCCCCCGCCGGGCTGACCGCGCTGCATGAGTTCTTCACCCCGCTGCTGCGCAATGTGGGCCGCTGCGGCCGGCTGGTCGTCATCGGCACCACCCCTAAGGAGACCGGTAGCGCCGACGAGCAGATTGCCCAGCGCGCGCTGGAGGGCTTTACCCGCTCGTTGGGCAAGGAACTGCAGCGCGGCGCCACGGTGCAGCTGGTGTACCTGTCGCCGGACGCCAAGCCCGGAGCCAGCGGCCTGGAGTCGACGCTGCGATTCATCCTCTCGGCCCGCTCTGCCTACGTCGACGGCCAGGTGTTCTACGTGGGCGCCGACGACTCGACGGCCCCCGCCGACTGGGACCGGCCGCTGGAGGGCAAGGTCGCGATCATCACCGGCGCGGCGCGCGGCATCGGTGCCACCATTGCCGAGGTGTTCGCCCGTGACGGCGCCAAGGTGGTGGCGATCGACGTGCCGCAGGCCGCCGAGGCACTGGAGAAGACGGCCTCCCGAGTGGGCGGCACCGCGCTGGCCCTGGATGTCACCGCCGACGACGCGGTGGATCAGATCGCCGCACACCTCGCCGAGCACCACGGGGGCAAAGCCGACGTGCTGGTCAACAACGCCGGCATCACTCGTGACAAGTTGCTGGCCAACATGGACGACGCTCGGTGGAACGCGGTCCTGGCCGTCAACCTGCTCGCGCCGCAGCGTCTCACCGAGGGCTTGGTCGCAGGCGGCAGCATCGGTGAGGGCGGCCGGGTGATCGGCCTGTCGTCGATGGCCGGGATCGCCGGCAACCGCGGCCAGACCAACTACGCGGCCACCAAGGCCGGCATGATCGGCCTAACCGAAGCGCTGGCTCCGACGCTGGCTAAGAAGGGCATCACGATCAATGCCGTCGCCCCGGGGTTCATCGAGACCGAGATGACGGCAGCGATCCCGCTGGCCACCCGCGAGGTAGGCCGTCGGCTCAACTCGCTGTTCCAGGGTGGTCAGCCCGTCGATGTCGCCGAGTTGATCGGCTACTTCGCCAGCCCGGCATCGAACGCGGTGACCGGCAACACCATCCGGGTCTGCGGCCAAGCCATGCTGGGGGCGTGA
- a CDS encoding acetyl-CoA C-acetyltransferase codes for MRGTHHQRREIVASASAAKTAEATAGTRRRVAVLGGNRIPFARSDGAYANASNQDMFTAALGGLIDRFGLAGEKLDAVIGGAVLKHSRDFNLIRESVLGSALSPYTQAFDLQQACGTGLQAAICAADGIVAGRYEVAAAGGVDTTSDAPLAIGNELRRTLLALRRSKSNVARLKLVGKLPAALGVEIPANKETRTGLSMGDHQAITTKQMGIKRVDQDELAAASHRNMAAAYDRGFFDDLVTPFQGLYRDDNLRPQSSPEKLATLKPVFGAKAGDATMTAGNSTPLTDGASVALLASEEWAAARNLTPLAYFVDAETAAVDYVNGADGLLMAPTYAVPRLLARNGLTLQDFDFYEIHEAFASTVLCHLQAWESDEYCTQRLGLDSALGAIDRSKLNVNGSSLAAGHPFAATGGRIVAQAAKQIAEAKAAKKGAAKNKPVRALISICAAGGQGVAAILEG; via the coding sequence ATGCGGGGGACCCACCATCAGAGACGAGAGATCGTGGCATCTGCATCTGCTGCTAAAACTGCCGAGGCAACCGCCGGCACGCGACGCCGTGTCGCCGTCCTCGGGGGCAATCGCATTCCGTTCGCGCGCTCCGACGGCGCCTACGCGAACGCGTCCAACCAGGACATGTTCACCGCAGCGCTGGGCGGCCTCATCGATCGGTTCGGCCTGGCCGGCGAGAAGCTGGACGCGGTGATCGGCGGGGCGGTGCTCAAGCACAGCCGCGACTTCAACCTGATCCGCGAATCGGTGCTCGGCTCTGCGCTGTCGCCCTACACGCAGGCGTTCGACCTGCAGCAGGCCTGCGGCACCGGGCTGCAGGCGGCGATCTGCGCCGCCGACGGAATCGTCGCCGGTCGCTATGAGGTGGCCGCCGCCGGCGGGGTGGACACCACCTCGGATGCGCCCCTGGCAATCGGCAATGAACTGCGCCGCACGCTGCTTGCACTGCGCCGGTCGAAGTCCAACGTGGCGCGCCTGAAGCTCGTCGGCAAGCTGCCCGCCGCGCTGGGGGTGGAGATTCCGGCCAACAAGGAGACTCGCACCGGCCTGTCGATGGGGGATCACCAGGCCATCACCACAAAGCAGATGGGCATCAAGCGGGTCGACCAGGACGAACTGGCCGCAGCCAGCCACCGCAACATGGCCGCCGCCTATGACCGCGGCTTCTTCGATGACCTCGTGACGCCGTTCCAGGGGCTCTACCGCGACGACAACCTGCGGCCTCAATCCAGCCCGGAGAAGCTCGCCACGCTCAAGCCGGTGTTCGGCGCCAAGGCCGGTGACGCCACCATGACCGCGGGCAACTCCACCCCGCTCACCGACGGTGCGTCGGTGGCGCTGCTGGCCAGCGAGGAGTGGGCCGCCGCGCGCAATCTGACTCCGCTGGCGTATTTCGTCGACGCCGAGACCGCCGCGGTGGACTACGTCAATGGCGCCGACGGCCTGCTGATGGCCCCGACCTACGCGGTGCCGCGACTACTCGCACGCAACGGTCTGACCCTGCAGGACTTCGACTTCTACGAGATCCACGAAGCGTTCGCCTCCACGGTGCTGTGCCACCTGCAGGCGTGGGAGTCCGACGAGTACTGCACCCAGCGGCTGGGACTGGATTCGGCGCTGGGTGCCATCGACCGCTCCAAGCTCAACGTCAACGGCTCATCCCTGGCGGCTGGGCACCCGTTCGCGGCCACCGGTGGTCGGATCGTGGCGCAGGCGGCCAAGCAGATCGCCGAGGCCAAGGCCGCCAAGAAGGGTGCCGCGAAGAACAAGCCGGTGCGCGCGCTGATCTCGATCTGCGCCGCCGGAGGACAGGGCGTCGCCGCCATCCTTGAGGGGTAG
- a CDS encoding DJ-1/PfpI family protein translates to MQIAVVLYPGFTALDFIGPYEALRWLPDTEVHFVWHQPGPITADSGVLVVGATHSFAETPAPDVIVIPGGMTTMEHARDEKLLDWVRSAHRTATWTASVCSGSIVLGAAGLLTGRRATSHWMALPALKAFGATAVGDERIVHEGNIVTCAGVSAGIDLGLWLAGQIGGEGRAKAIQLSMEYDPQPPFDSGHMSKATAQTKAAATALMVREVAKPAQLKASALLLWDRAIGAARGRRGQMTRR, encoded by the coding sequence ATGCAGATCGCCGTCGTGCTCTATCCCGGCTTCACCGCGCTGGACTTCATCGGCCCCTACGAGGCCCTGCGCTGGCTCCCCGACACAGAGGTGCACTTCGTGTGGCACCAGCCCGGCCCGATCACCGCCGACTCGGGAGTCCTCGTGGTCGGTGCGACGCATTCCTTCGCCGAAACTCCCGCCCCCGACGTGATCGTGATTCCCGGCGGGATGACGACCATGGAGCATGCCCGCGACGAGAAGCTGCTGGACTGGGTCCGCTCGGCCCACCGGACGGCGACGTGGACGGCATCGGTCTGCTCGGGTTCGATCGTGCTGGGCGCTGCCGGGTTGCTCACTGGCAGGCGCGCAACCTCGCATTGGATGGCGCTACCGGCTCTGAAGGCCTTCGGCGCCACCGCGGTCGGAGACGAGCGCATCGTGCACGAGGGGAACATCGTCACCTGCGCCGGGGTGTCAGCCGGCATCGACCTCGGGTTGTGGCTGGCCGGCCAGATCGGTGGTGAGGGCCGTGCCAAAGCGATCCAGCTGTCGATGGAGTACGACCCGCAGCCGCCGTTCGACTCCGGCCACATGTCCAAAGCCACGGCGCAGACCAAGGCGGCGGCCACCGCACTCATGGTCAGGGAAGTGGCGAAGCCGGCACAGTTGAAGGCGAGCGCACTGCTGCTGTGGGACCGGGCCATCGGCGCCGCCCGCGGCCGACGGGGCCAAATGACCCGCCGTTGA
- a CDS encoding GlxA family transcriptional regulator gives MTRTVVILGYPGIQALDVFGPAEVFATATLVLFGQGRGEDGYGVTVASVDGAPIATSGGLTLSPGPLPSPGEPIDTLVLPGGIGVQAAQADAQTVAWLRRSSMHTRRVVSVCTGAFLAAQAGLLDGCRATTHWAFADALAREFPAVTVDPEPIFVRSSESVWTAAGVAAGIDLALALVEEDHGTEVAQTTARWMVLYLRRPGGQSQFAAPGWLPRSRRTPIRDVQELIESEPGGPHRISDLAARAAMSPRHFTRVFTDEVGMAPGAYVERVRTEAARRQLEETDDTVVAIAGRCGFGTAETLRRTFIRRLGVSPDHYRKTFA, from the coding sequence ATGACACGCACCGTGGTCATCCTCGGCTATCCCGGCATCCAGGCTCTCGACGTCTTCGGGCCCGCGGAGGTCTTCGCCACCGCGACGCTCGTACTCTTCGGTCAGGGCCGCGGCGAGGATGGCTACGGGGTCACGGTGGCCAGCGTCGACGGCGCGCCGATCGCCACCAGCGGGGGACTGACCCTTTCTCCCGGGCCGCTGCCATCCCCCGGCGAGCCCATAGACACCCTGGTGCTCCCCGGCGGCATCGGCGTCCAAGCAGCGCAGGCGGACGCACAGACCGTGGCATGGCTCCGCCGCTCCTCGATGCACACCCGGCGCGTGGTCAGCGTGTGTACCGGGGCGTTCCTGGCCGCGCAGGCGGGCCTGCTCGACGGATGCCGGGCCACCACACACTGGGCGTTCGCCGACGCGCTGGCTCGCGAGTTTCCGGCGGTCACCGTCGACCCCGAGCCCATTTTCGTCCGGAGTTCGGAGTCGGTGTGGACCGCGGCGGGCGTCGCCGCGGGGATCGATCTGGCACTGGCGCTGGTCGAAGAAGACCACGGGACCGAGGTGGCACAGACCACGGCGCGCTGGATGGTGTTGTATCTACGCCGCCCCGGCGGCCAGTCCCAGTTTGCGGCACCGGGATGGCTGCCACGTTCCCGGCGCACCCCGATCCGCGATGTGCAGGAGCTGATCGAATCCGAACCCGGTGGCCCGCACCGAATCAGCGACCTCGCGGCCCGGGCCGCGATGAGTCCCCGGCACTTCACCCGGGTATTCACCGACGAGGTAGGTATGGCGCCGGGCGCCTACGTGGAGCGAGTGCGTACCGAAGCCGCGCGCCGGCAGCTCGAGGAGACCGACGACACCGTCGTCGCGATCGCCGGACGCTGCGGATTCGGCACCGCAGAAACCCTACGACGGACTTTCATTCGCCGACTCGGCGTCTCACCCGACCACTACCGCAAGACGTTCGCCTGA
- a CDS encoding acyl-CoA dehydrogenase: MSHYKSNVRDQVFNLFEVFGLDQAFGQGNFSDLDLETAREMLNEMVRLAEGPIAESFVDGDRNPPVFDPETHTVKLPESFKKSVRANLDGGWDRIGVIEELGGVPMPRALMWALQEHILGANPAIWMYGGGAGFANIFYNIATEEQKKWAVLAAERSWGSTMVLTEPDAGSDVGAGRTKAVQQEDGSWHIDGVKRFITSADSDDLFENIFHLVLARPEGAKPGTKGLSLFFVPKFLFDFETGELGERNGAFVTNVEHKMGLKVSATCELTFGQHGVPAKGWLVGDVHNGIAQMFEVIEQARMMVGTKAIATLSTGYLNALEYAKERVQGADLTQMTDKSAPRVTITHHPDVRRSLMTQKAYAEGLRALYMFTATFQDSDVAKILHGVDSDLAVKINDLMLPIVKGVGSEQAYAKLTESLQTLGGSGFLQDYPIEQYIRDAKIDSLYEGTTAIQAQDFFFRKIIRDKGAALGHVAGEIEAFISNETGNGRLKAERELLATALADVQGMAATLTGYLIAAQEDISSIYKVGLGSVRFLMSVGDLMIGWLLTRQAAVAVEKLDAGAQGADRSFYEGKIAVASFFTKNFLPLLTSTRTVLENIDNDIMELDEAAF, translated from the coding sequence GTGAGCCACTACAAGAGCAATGTCCGCGACCAGGTCTTCAACCTGTTCGAGGTATTCGGCCTGGACCAGGCATTCGGCCAGGGCAATTTCAGTGACCTGGACCTCGAGACCGCCCGGGAGATGCTCAACGAGATGGTCCGGCTGGCCGAGGGGCCGATCGCCGAGTCCTTCGTCGACGGTGACCGCAACCCGCCGGTATTCGACCCGGAGACCCACACGGTCAAACTGCCGGAGTCCTTCAAGAAGTCCGTGCGAGCCAACCTCGACGGCGGCTGGGACCGGATCGGTGTCATTGAAGAACTGGGCGGCGTACCGATGCCCAGGGCACTGATGTGGGCGTTGCAGGAGCACATCCTGGGCGCCAACCCCGCGATCTGGATGTACGGCGGCGGCGCTGGCTTCGCCAACATCTTCTACAACATCGCCACCGAGGAACAGAAGAAGTGGGCCGTCCTCGCCGCCGAACGCAGCTGGGGCTCGACCATGGTGCTGACCGAGCCGGACGCCGGTTCGGATGTGGGTGCCGGCCGCACCAAAGCCGTCCAGCAGGAAGACGGCTCGTGGCACATCGACGGTGTGAAGCGATTCATCACCTCGGCCGATTCCGATGACCTGTTCGAGAACATCTTCCACCTGGTGCTGGCGCGTCCCGAGGGCGCCAAGCCCGGCACCAAGGGACTGTCGTTGTTCTTCGTACCGAAATTCCTGTTCGACTTCGAAACCGGTGAGCTTGGGGAACGCAACGGGGCCTTCGTCACCAACGTCGAGCACAAGATGGGCCTGAAGGTTTCGGCCACCTGTGAACTGACCTTCGGCCAGCACGGCGTGCCGGCCAAGGGCTGGCTGGTGGGCGACGTGCACAACGGGATTGCGCAGATGTTCGAGGTTATCGAGCAGGCCCGAATGATGGTGGGCACCAAAGCCATCGCCACCCTGTCCACCGGCTACCTCAACGCACTGGAGTACGCCAAGGAGCGGGTCCAGGGCGCCGATCTGACCCAGATGACCGACAAGTCCGCGCCCCGGGTGACCATCACCCACCACCCGGACGTCCGACGGTCGCTGATGACTCAGAAGGCCTACGCCGAAGGACTGCGGGCGCTGTACATGTTCACCGCCACCTTCCAGGACTCCGACGTGGCCAAGATCCTGCACGGGGTGGACTCCGACCTGGCCGTAAAGATCAACGACCTGATGCTGCCGATCGTCAAGGGTGTCGGGTCCGAACAGGCCTACGCCAAGCTCACCGAGAGCCTGCAAACCCTGGGCGGCTCCGGCTTCCTGCAGGACTACCCGATCGAGCAGTACATCCGTGACGCCAAGATCGACTCGCTCTATGAAGGCACCACAGCGATCCAGGCACAGGACTTCTTCTTCCGCAAGATCATCCGCGACAAGGGCGCCGCACTAGGCCACGTCGCAGGCGAGATCGAAGCCTTCATCTCCAATGAGACGGGCAACGGTCGACTGAAGGCCGAACGCGAACTGCTGGCGACCGCGCTGGCCGACGTGCAGGGCATGGCGGCGACGCTGACCGGCTACCTGATCGCCGCGCAGGAGGACATCTCCAGCATCTACAAGGTCGGCCTGGGCTCGGTCCGCTTCCTGATGAGCGTGGGCGACCTCATGATCGGCTGGCTGCTGACCCGCCAGGCCGCGGTGGCGGTGGAGAAGCTCGACGCCGGCGCCCAAGGCGCCGACCGGTCCTTCTACGAGGGCAAGATCGCGGTGGCGTCGTTCTTCACCAAGAACTTCCTGCCGCTGCTGACCAGCACCCGCACGGTGCTGGAGAACATCGACAACGACATCATGGAGCTCGACGAAGCAGCGTTCTAA
- a CDS encoding flavin reductase family protein, producing the protein MTPLTPTSLREAFGHFPTGVVAVAAEIDGVRVGLAASTFVPVSLEPPLVSFCVQNSSSTWPKLQDSPRLGISVLGEAHDVAARTLAAKTGDRFAGLETVTNDGAVFIKGTGVWLGSSIEQLVPAGDHTIVVLRVCELTVDPEIAPIVFHRSGFRRLGG; encoded by the coding sequence CTGACCCCGCTGACCCCCACCTCGCTTCGGGAAGCGTTCGGGCATTTCCCTACCGGGGTGGTGGCGGTGGCCGCCGAGATCGACGGTGTTCGGGTCGGCCTGGCAGCCAGCACCTTCGTACCGGTCTCGTTGGAGCCCCCATTGGTGTCCTTCTGCGTGCAGAACTCCTCGAGCACGTGGCCGAAGCTCCAGGACTCGCCGCGGTTGGGTATCAGCGTGCTCGGCGAGGCGCACGACGTGGCGGCCCGCACCCTGGCCGCCAAGACCGGTGATCGATTCGCCGGGTTGGAGACGGTGACCAACGATGGAGCGGTGTTCATCAAGGGCACCGGGGTGTGGCTGGGCAGCTCGATCGAACAGTTGGTCCCCGCCGGCGACCACACCATCGTGGTGCTGCGAGTGTGTGAACTCACCGTGGATCCCGAGATCGCGCCGATCGTCTTTCACCGCAGCGGCTTTCGCCGGCTCGGAGGTTAG
- a CDS encoding inositol monophosphatase family protein: protein MAPHSSDPVELRIIAETLVTEAAEFVRCRRAEVFGAPGAENSPGLVQTKSTPTDPVTVVDTETESFIRDRLSVLRPGDAVLGEEGGGSTGHEPDLVTWVVDPIDGTVNFMYDVPAYAVSVAAQIGGVSVAGAVADVVGGRIYSAAAGLGAQVLDRNGSVGLRCTDVSELSLALLGTGFGYSPRRRAAQAELLTRLLPVVRDVRRIGSAALDLCMVAAGRLDAYFEHGTKPWDYAAGALIAAEAGARVVLPSPDVDSGEVLIAAAPGVADAFIALLHQAGGWPPMPE, encoded by the coding sequence ATGGCTCCGCATAGCAGTGACCCGGTCGAGTTGAGGATCATCGCCGAAACATTGGTGACCGAGGCCGCGGAATTCGTACGGTGTCGGCGCGCCGAGGTGTTCGGCGCCCCGGGTGCCGAGAATTCGCCTGGGCTGGTCCAGACGAAGAGCACCCCGACTGACCCGGTGACCGTGGTCGACACCGAGACCGAGAGCTTCATTCGGGACCGGCTGTCCGTGCTGCGACCCGGCGATGCGGTGCTGGGCGAAGAGGGCGGCGGTTCCACCGGCCACGAGCCCGACCTTGTGACCTGGGTGGTCGACCCGATCGACGGCACCGTCAATTTCATGTACGACGTCCCGGCATACGCGGTCTCGGTGGCGGCGCAGATCGGTGGGGTGTCAGTGGCCGGCGCGGTCGCCGATGTGGTGGGTGGCCGGATCTACTCTGCCGCCGCCGGATTGGGTGCCCAGGTGCTCGATCGGAACGGCTCGGTTGGGCTGCGGTGCACCGATGTCAGTGAGCTGTCACTGGCGTTGCTGGGCACTGGCTTCGGCTATTCCCCCCGGCGCAGAGCCGCTCAGGCGGAGCTGCTCACCCGGCTGCTGCCGGTGGTCCGTGACGTGCGCCGGATCGGATCGGCCGCACTGGACCTGTGCATGGTCGCCGCGGGGCGCCTCGATGCCTACTTCGAGCATGGGACCAAGCCCTGGGACTACGCCGCCGGCGCGCTGATCGCGGCCGAGGCGGGTGCGCGGGTGGTGCTGCCCAGCCCGGACGTCGACAGCGGGGAGGTACTGATTGCGGCGGCGCCCGGCGTCGCAGATGCCTTCATCGCACTGCTGCATCAGGCAGGCGGTTGGCCGCCGATGCCGGAGTAG